The DNA region GAGGCCATACAGCCCTCACAGACGATACGCTTCGACGGTGCGGTTTCAGGATGGATCGGACGCACTCCCACAGCAATACGGACTCAAACCAATCCTACGCTATTGCTGGAAGCTGGACGCACATATCATATTAAATGGAAAAACACGGACGGCCAACGGCACAATATTGCGCTCCTAGACGCTGATGGGTCAGCACTCAAACAAACGTCATTCACAACCGAACGTGGTGTGGTCCAGACGATCATGTTCACTGCAACGCACGAGATGGCCGAATACGTTTGTGAGGCACATCCTGGGTCGATGCGCGGCGATATCACTATCGGGGACCAGCAAACAAGCACTCCAACGCACAGCCAGCCAGACAAGCGATTCATGCCGTGGGGAGCAACTATCGGTACCAAAACGGTTGCCGACGGCTCTCTTAGTGCACCAGTCGATTTCGAAGTTGTCCCAGATGACACTGACCGATGGTGTATCGTCGACCAGGTAGGGCAGATCTACGTCCACACAGCAGATGGGTTGCAGAACAAACCATTCCTCGATATCGCCGATCGACTCATCGATTTCGGGCAAGTCGAAGAGGGCACGATTGATGAGCGCGGATTCCTCGGGCTTGCCTTCCACCCGCAATTTCAGGACAATCGAAAATTCTACGTCCGCTACAGTGCACCCGCACGACCGAAAACGCCCAAGGGCTACACACACATCGAGCGACTCTCAGAGTTTACGGCGGATCAGAACCGTCAGCACGGACGCCCAGCCTCCGAACGGATCATACTGGATATCCCGTCACCACACCATACGCACAACGCTGGTTCCGTCATATTCGGCCCTGACGAGTATCTCTACATGGGAATGGGCGACGGCGGTGGAAGTAAACTCGAAACCGGACATACCGACGACTGGTTTGAGAACAACGGTGGCAACGGCCAGGACGTCACGGATAATCTCCTCGGAAGCATTCTCCGAATTGATATCAACAACCGAGCGAGCGGCAAACAATATGCGATCCCAGACGACAACCCTCTCGTCGGAAAACCAGGCCGTGGTGAACACTATGCCTGGGGGTTTCGCAATCCTTGGCGGATGAGTTTCAACGATGGACAGTTATTCGTCGCTGATGTGGGCGAAAGCAACTACGAAGAAGTGAACATCGTCGAGAAAGGGAAAAACTACGGTTGGAACGTCCGAGAAGGATTTCATTGCTATAGTACGGACGATCCACAGAACCCGCCTGAAAAATGTCCGCAACGAACCCCACCAAACGTCCGTGGCGGCGAACCGCTAATTGATCCGATCATCGAATATCCGCACGTCTACGAAGATGAAAGCGTTGGCCTCTCAGTGATTGGCGGTTACAAATGCGAGGATGAAACGATGGCAGATCTACAGGGCAAATACGTCTTCGGAGATTACAGTAAGGACGGCCAACCACGAGGATCACTTTTCGCTGCTACTCCATCTCCGGATGCTAAGAAGGAAACCACGGGTGGAGACGAGAACAAATCATGGGAACTCGAAGAACTCCAGATAGCCAGCTCGAACACCAACGAGCTCGACTCGTATGTTCTTGGGTTTGGACGCGACGACGCAGGCCAACTCTACGTACTCACGACAAAGGTACTCGGAGTCGATCCAACAACTACATCTGGCCAAGTACAACAGCTTGTCTCGAATACAGCAGGAGAGCAAACACAAGACGAAGCCGGAAGTAATGTTGGAGGACCAGGATTCGGCATACTCGCAGCACTGGGTGGAGGGCTGATCGCAGGCCTTATTCGAGCGTTATCCTCGATTCGAGAATAGCTTCAGAGTCGAAGTATCTCGAGTTCGCAGACTGGAATCCAGTACGCTCGCAAGCGTCGATTGTATAGCTCATCTCCTCTGGGAATCCTGCTCCTCGCGTCGTCGTTGATACTGCTCGCGGCGGCTCCGGCCTAACAAGCACGATTGAGTCTGAAGCTTTTCCGGAGTTAGAGAGCAACTGCGGTCCCACAGCGATGTGTCGCCATCATCGAAGAAAAAAGGTGGGCAGTGGGGGGAGGGGGTAATTTTTACAGAGTCTGGCGTGGTGGCTGTCAGTATGATAGGGGGACTCATCCGGGTTGATGACGATGCGGAGTCGGAAATTGAAGCGTTGGGATCGCTCCCACAACCGGGGAATCGATATGAGTCAGCGTGACTCGACAGTGTTGCCGTCGCGGTGTCTGGAGTGTAGATTCGAAGTAGCCCCTGGCAGAGACGAGTGGGATCACGTGGAGGCCCCGCCGCTCGGAACGCTGACACAATGTCCGGAGTGTGGGAGTACGAATGTCCTGAGCCGCGGATAGCACGCTGGATGATTTTGCTTGCTTTCGATAGGGTATGATAAAGCCATCTGTCGTTAGCTAAGAGACGAATCGCATGACTGCGGCTGGAATCAACACCAATTCCTGAGTGGAATGATGACGGAAGATGTGATGTCAGGGGCTGATTACAGCCGTCAGATATTCACGGACGCAATACGTGAATAGGTTCACCGATTCAATGGAGTTGAGTACAGCGAGAGCAGGTTTCGAAGCTCATCGAATTCTTCGAAGAGCTGGTTTTCGATTTTACTTTGCTCGGAAGGCTTCATACATATAGACCGTACAGCAAAGCTGTACCGGCCCGAGCAGCACCGACTGAACAGCGCTCCCATAGACAATTTGGTTGGAAAATCCCTGGAACAGCTCAGCAGTCGTCCCCGTTGAGATACCACCTGTCGCGAGAATCGAGCCACCCCAAAAGATCAGCGAGATACCGAAAAACACCGCAGCGACACCGAAAATCGTCCAGACATTCCCACTACTGATCGCCCAGCTTTGCTGGAGACCGCTACTCGGACCCCGTTCTTCGAGCATCACAGCCGCCGTCGTGAACTGGAATCGCAATGTAACGTAGATACCCGGTATCACTAACAGAAGCGTCGCGAATCCACCGATAATACCCGCAATTAACGACGCGAGAAACGTGTACACGATCAAGATGACTCGCGACCCCTCCGTATCGAGGGTTTTCCCCATCCCTTTGTAGGCGACTAGCGTCCCAATCGCGGTGACGATTATCGACACGAATCCGCTGAGACTGGCTGAGGATACGTTTGCTAGAGCCGCAATAACGTAGAGACCAAACAGGATCGGGACGTTTGTCGCAATTGATGCCCCTTCTTTCAGAACCTCAATCACTCCTGGTGAACGAGCGTTTTCCATTTCTTCCTTGGAGACATTCGACATGCTCATCGTACCGTAATTTCTCTCACAACGGCACTGTCTAGTTAAGGCGGATCGGCTGATTTCGGCCGTCTGAGGGTTCGGGCCGATATGGAGATTGAGCTAGGATCGATTTGCCGATTGATGGACCAAAGAGACGATCAGTGGCCTGATCGAGAATCCCCATCTGAATCCGACCTAATTCCCCAAAGAACTACACTCTCTTCGTTGGATCTGCTTATCTAGACAGTGCCCTCACAACTGTCTGATAAATATACTGAAAGCCAGTAATTCGCTCTCGCTGGCGAGTTCGTTTGAGACGCAGGTGGAAAGCGGTTGAGGTGGCGACTACGGACGGTTGTGTTCTGATGGTGACCTCTCCTTGTAGGGCGTTAGGATTCGACCTTATGTAACACTCGATGGCTTCATCTGCCTTCGGTTGTTACATAAGTATCATGATCGAATGGGGCCCACCAGATCCGCCGGGGTGGTTGCCGAAATACTTCGCCAAAGGCTTGCCCAAACAGGACAGCGAGACGTTCGCAGAGACCCGTGAGTACATCGAAGAGCTGCTCGCGTGGAGAGAGCGGCCGGTCGAAGAAGACGACCTTCCCGAAGCAGTCGAGCTGGTCGACTAATCCACCCAAGGGTAGGGAACCGTGGTTGAGGAGGTGGTGATCTGTGGTGACGAGTCGTGTATGTGTATGAGCGACGGTGAAAAGCAGGACCGTATCTTTACCGCTACTATCTCGAAAGCGGGAGGCTCACTTCGGAATATTTCGGCAAGTCGTAGTTGATTTGGGGTACCTTGCATAACAACTGATGCCCACGATCCACTGATGAGTACATAAGGCACTCAAGATGAGACGGGGCCTCCGAGTCGGCGTAGCGTTCACAACCAGCCGTCGGGGATATGGACGATTTCGTTGCGGGTGTCCTCGAGTCTGAGAACGCTGAGCGCGTTGTGGACGGAGCGAACGATGTCGCTGCGCGGGGTACGCTGGTCTTCGTAGAAGAGGATACCCCAGTGGTCGGTATCGTCGACGAACTCCTTCGTGACGAAATCCAGGTCGTTGGTGAGAATCATCGCTTCGTTCTCGTTGGCGAACTCCAGAACGGCGGGATCATCCTTCCCGCTAATGGGTGTATCGTAAATAGTCACAGCGTCGATGCCCTCGCTCTGGAGAGTGTTGGCGACGACGGGGGAGATGTGCTCGTCGGTGAGCACCCTCATGCGTGCTGACGGAATTTCTCGGGATCGAGTTGGCGTTCGCTGGCGCGCTGGGCGGCTTGGTGTTTCTTTTCGCGCCACTCCTGCATCTCGTCGGGATGATCGTAGTAGTATGCAAGGGCGTGGTGAACGGCCGCGAGATCGAGGTCGTAGTCCGCGGCCACGTCTTCGGGATGCTCGCCTTTGTCGATGACACGGGCAGCGATATGGAGCACGCCGATACGTCGGCCGTCGATCCGCGGCTCACCACCGAGCGTGTCCTCTGTAGAGACGATCTGAGTCATATCCGTTGTTTCGTGCGTATCGACAAAGAGGTTCGCCCTCTCGGCTTCCATCGTTCTGTGTGGCGTGAGAGTTCGCTGAGATACCTATGGAGATCAAAAGGCTGCTGGAAGATGTCTACCTGCGAAAGCCTATACAGCGCGCTATGTGCGCGAGCAGGACCGTGGAGGTGGGCGGACCCGGAGGGCTGGACTCTCCAGTGATGTTGTTGCGGTGAGATAGTTGAATTACATGAGAACTGCGCATATTGAAGTATCTTCTATCTCTCTTCCTACGTTCGAGATACCCTAATTCTGGAAGTATGCTATGACAACACAAAGGTTAGGGAAACTTATATATACTCTCTCACTAGTTACTATACTAACCAAAGTAGCCTTAACACAATATGAGGGTTAGTTTGGTTTCGCACGGGACCACAGCCTGTGTAGGAGGAAAATTGACCTATGGCAGACAACGCAGACACTCAATCCAGCAGCAGCAGCACCACTACTGAACCAACCACCTTCTTCAGCCGCCGCGGCGTCATGAAAGGAGCCGCCGGTGTCATTGGCGCAGGCGCGCTCGCCGGCATGCCTCTGGTACGGCACCCAGCCGGCCCTCGCCGCCAGCACCTATGAAGCAGGCGAGGATGGGAACGTCACCGTCACGACCAACGCCGGTGAGGTCATCGATGTCATGATCGCCCCCGTTGTCACGCTCAATTGGGACAACTTCGGTGGTGGTGTCGATGCGCTGGATCTAGCTGTCAGCGCGGATGTGAACGGAGATGCCAACACACCGCTCGAGGTGAACCTCACGTCTGACAGTGGGTCGTTTGCTTCTCCGGGTGTTGCGTCGATTCAGGGCGACGGTCCTGGGAACTATACTGGCTCGACTACAGTCACCTTCCCCGAAACCAGCATTATGGGCAACACCATCTCGAGTTCCTCGTTCCCGACCTCGGTCGCACAGGGCGCTTCCAAAACCCAGACCGTGAGCCTCTCGCTTGCTGCGAGCGGTGTTACCTCGATGGGCGGAACAAACGTCTCCGCCGAAGCAGCTACCCTCAGCTTCGATGTCACTGTTGAGAACCCCGATGGGACCATGACCGCAACCATCGACTCCTCGAACGCCGCCGCAACCGGCGCAGATTCGGCGGAGACGGCGTGCTCGATCTGACGACGACCGAGTGGGCTGACGAACTCGTTGGCGGCGTCCTGAATGCCGGGCCGGAGCGTCTCGAAGCCGCAGGACGAACCGGAACGCCGCAGGTCGTCTCGACCGGCGCGCTCGACATGGTCAACTTCGGGCCGATGGACGACATTCCCGAGGAGTTCCGCGAC from Halococcus sediminicola includes:
- a CDS encoding PQQ-dependent sugar dehydrogenase — translated: MVQTIMFTATHEMAEYVCEAHPGSMRGDITIGDQQTSTPTHSQPDKRFMPWGATIGTKTVADGSLSAPVDFEVVPDDTDRWCIVDQVGQIYVHTADGLQNKPFLDIADRLIDFGQVEEGTIDERGFLGLAFHPQFQDNRKFYVRYSAPARPKTPKGYTHIERLSEFTADQNRQHGRPASERIILDIPSPHHTHNAGSVIFGPDEYLYMGMGDGGGSKLETGHTDDWFENNGGNGQDVTDNLLGSILRIDINNRASGKQYAIPDDNPLVGKPGRGEHYAWGFRNPWRMSFNDGQLFVADVGESNYEEVNIVEKGKNYGWNVREGFHCYSTDDPQNPPEKCPQRTPPNVRGGEPLIDPIIEYPHVYEDESVGLSVIGGYKCEDETMADLQGKYVFGDYSKDGQPRGSLFAATPSPDAKKETTGGDENKSWELEELQIASSNTNELDSYVLGFGRDDAGQLYVLTTKVLGVDPTTTSGQVQQLVSNTAGEQTQDEAGSNVGGPGFGILAALGGGLIAGLIRALSSIRE
- a CDS encoding DUF5615 family PIN-like protein, translating into MRVLTDEHISPVVANTLQSEGIDAVTIYDTPISGKDDPAVLEFANENEAMILTNDLDFVTKEFVDDTDHWGILFYEDQRTPRSDIVRSVHNALSVLRLEDTRNEIVHIPDGWL
- a CDS encoding DUF433 domain-containing protein, whose protein sequence is MTQIVSTEDTLGGEPRIDGRRIGVLHIAARVIDKGEHPEDVAADYDLDLAAVHHALAYYYDHPDEMQEWREKKHQAAQRASERQLDPEKFRQHA